In a genomic window of Corynebacterium choanae:
- the mfd gene encoding transcription-repair coupling factor has translation MAQQVQQPGSATAVKGPLAGVASMLARTPAMTAVLSQVAAGDAHVACVESARPWLVAGLATAGPVLAVVPTGRQAEDFCAELQAIIGDSVAVFPAWETLPHERMSPSKEIVAQRAKVLHHLADLSVVVAPARAFCQPLLATVEGREPVTITVGEEPGLEPLVAALVLRGYRRADQVTERGDVAVRGGLVDVWSPVDESPVRVELFGDEIESITPFSPADQRTFTDGEAITTVECYPCRELPVTESVQQAAAALQETFTGNPALLELTSKLAAGQPADGMEALLPVLTDAPLVTLPALLPEGSIIATIDPARIVTRVNDLAATDEEFLAAGWEAAAMGATGPLAADGLDVAASSYVSAAALVAAAKQHQCRLVAVNPVGMSAQAFVSGVDQLTLPAVAAPTRQQPTDIGNAALQAVSKQLAGGGMAALITPNRAVANRLRSHLLDHGVAAKRVSNRAAPKPGEVAIYTALTHHGLVWPLSATATVTSLEAADTEHLVTGLQPTHTPQATADPDLFEAEAPQPGDQPRQQPAATTADSAADTAAQPGSATANSVLLLTETDLTGNRVGDIAGRRRRRAKKRNKVDPLALQPGDYVVHDAHGIGRFIELTERTITTGEQTSRREYVVLEYASSRRGAPPDKLFVPMDQLDMLSRYVGGETPHLSKMGGADWKNTKKKARAAVREIAHELIELYAKRQAAPGHAFAPDSPWQRELEDNFPYLETEDQLTAIEDVKHDMEQPTPMDRVIVGDVGYGKTEVAVRAAFKCVQDGRQVAVLVPTTLLAQQHGATFTSRMAGFPVNIAVLSRFTSTAEAKRIKQGLHDGSIDIVVGTHRLLQTGISWKNLGLVIVDEEQRFGVEHKEHIKALRSHVDVLTMSATPIPRTLEMSMAGIREMSTILTPPQDRYPVLTYVGAQEDKHVAAAIRRELLRDGQVFYIHNKVKSIDAQAAKLRQLVPEARIVVAHGQMGEDVLENTVQGFFDREYDVLVCTTIVETGLDIANANTLIVENAHHMGLSQLHQLRGRVGRGRERAYAYFLYPKGQVLSEASYDRLATIAQHSDLGAGMAVAMKDLEMRGAGNVLGAEQSGHIAGVGFDLYIRLVGEAVEALKAVVAGKPVDATVQGPKEIRVDLPVDAHIPESYIGAERLRLEIYRALAESHDDTAITAVIEEMVDRFGAYPDEVDRMLALARLRNHVRRAGVADVLVQGSRVKMHPVQLADSKQVRLARLYPGATYRAAAQAINIPLPKTGRNVLDPMMRDVALVQWVADVVSQLFDLPAINVSGGATPPPAPPAGKSREISVG, from the coding sequence ATGGCGCAACAGGTGCAGCAACCAGGTTCGGCGACGGCTGTAAAAGGACCGTTGGCGGGGGTGGCGAGCATGTTGGCGCGCACCCCGGCGATGACAGCAGTGTTGTCGCAGGTGGCGGCGGGGGATGCGCATGTCGCCTGTGTGGAGTCGGCGCGCCCCTGGCTGGTGGCGGGGCTGGCGACGGCAGGGCCGGTGTTGGCGGTGGTGCCAACCGGTCGGCAGGCGGAGGATTTCTGTGCTGAACTGCAGGCGATCATTGGTGATTCGGTAGCGGTGTTCCCTGCCTGGGAAACCTTGCCCCATGAGCGGATGAGTCCGTCGAAGGAAATTGTGGCGCAGCGGGCAAAAGTGTTGCACCATTTGGCGGACTTGTCGGTGGTGGTTGCCCCGGCGCGGGCATTCTGCCAGCCGCTGTTAGCAACAGTGGAAGGCCGGGAACCAGTGACGATCACCGTGGGTGAGGAGCCAGGGTTGGAGCCGCTGGTTGCAGCATTGGTGTTGCGTGGCTATCGGCGTGCCGACCAGGTCACCGAACGCGGTGATGTCGCGGTTCGGGGTGGCCTTGTGGATGTGTGGTCGCCGGTCGATGAATCCCCGGTGCGGGTGGAGCTGTTTGGTGACGAAATCGAATCCATTACCCCGTTTAGCCCAGCTGATCAACGCACGTTTACCGACGGGGAAGCGATCACCACCGTGGAGTGTTATCCCTGCCGGGAGCTGCCGGTTACCGAATCGGTGCAGCAGGCGGCAGCCGCGTTGCAGGAAACGTTTACCGGCAATCCGGCTCTGCTGGAATTGACGAGTAAACTTGCCGCCGGCCAGCCGGCTGATGGTATGGAGGCGTTACTGCCGGTGCTCACCGATGCGCCGCTGGTGACGCTGCCGGCGCTTTTGCCGGAAGGATCAATTATTGCCACCATCGATCCGGCGCGGATTGTCACCCGGGTCAATGATTTAGCGGCAACCGATGAAGAGTTTCTCGCTGCCGGCTGGGAGGCGGCCGCGATGGGGGCGACCGGTCCGCTGGCAGCCGACGGTCTCGATGTGGCGGCATCTTCGTATGTGTCGGCGGCAGCGCTGGTGGCCGCCGCGAAACAACACCAGTGCCGGCTCGTCGCAGTGAATCCGGTGGGGATGAGCGCCCAAGCCTTCGTCAGCGGTGTCGATCAACTCACCTTGCCGGCGGTGGCTGCCCCCACCCGGCAACAGCCCACCGATATCGGCAACGCAGCGCTACAAGCGGTCAGTAAACAGCTTGCCGGCGGTGGCATGGCCGCCCTGATCACCCCCAACCGGGCAGTTGCGAACCGGCTGCGCAGCCACCTGTTAGACCACGGGGTGGCCGCGAAACGAGTAAGTAACCGGGCGGCGCCAAAACCTGGGGAAGTCGCCATCTATACAGCGCTGACCCACCACGGTCTGGTGTGGCCGCTTTCCGCCACAGCTACGGTCACCAGCCTTGAGGCGGCCGACACTGAACACCTCGTCACCGGCTTGCAACCCACGCACACACCCCAGGCGACCGCCGATCCTGACCTATTCGAAGCTGAGGCACCCCAACCCGGTGACCAGCCAAGGCAACAACCTGCGGCAACAACAGCAGACTCTGCCGCCGATACCGCTGCGCAACCAGGCTCCGCTACCGCCAACAGTGTGCTGCTGCTTACCGAAACTGATCTCACCGGCAACCGGGTTGGTGACATTGCGGGACGCCGCCGACGGCGGGCGAAAAAACGCAACAAAGTCGACCCGTTGGCGCTCCAGCCCGGCGACTATGTGGTGCACGATGCCCACGGCATCGGTCGTTTCATCGAACTCACCGAACGAACCATCACCACCGGTGAACAAACCTCCCGGCGCGAATATGTTGTTCTTGAATACGCCTCCAGTCGACGAGGCGCCCCACCAGACAAGCTTTTCGTCCCCATGGATCAGCTCGACATGCTTTCCCGCTATGTCGGCGGCGAAACTCCACACCTGTCGAAAATGGGTGGTGCCGACTGGAAAAACACGAAGAAAAAAGCTCGTGCCGCGGTGCGAGAAATCGCCCACGAACTCATCGAACTCTACGCTAAACGACAAGCCGCCCCCGGCCATGCCTTCGCCCCCGACAGCCCATGGCAGCGGGAACTCGAAGACAACTTCCCCTACCTGGAAACCGAAGACCAGCTCACCGCCATCGAAGACGTGAAACACGACATGGAGCAGCCCACCCCCATGGATCGGGTTATCGTCGGCGACGTTGGCTACGGCAAAACCGAAGTGGCGGTGCGGGCTGCGTTTAAATGCGTGCAAGACGGTCGCCAAGTCGCCGTCCTGGTGCCCACCACGCTGCTCGCCCAGCAACATGGCGCCACATTTACCAGCCGCATGGCCGGATTCCCAGTCAATATTGCTGTGCTATCCCGGTTTACCTCCACAGCAGAAGCCAAACGCATCAAACAAGGACTCCACGATGGCAGCATTGACATTGTGGTCGGCACCCATCGACTCCTGCAGACCGGTATCTCGTGGAAAAACCTAGGATTGGTCATCGTCGACGAGGAACAACGCTTCGGTGTTGAGCACAAAGAACACATCAAAGCATTGCGCAGCCATGTTGATGTGCTTACCATGTCCGCCACCCCAATCCCTCGTACCCTCGAGATGTCTATGGCGGGAATCCGTGAAATGTCCACTATTCTCACCCCGCCACAAGACCGCTACCCGGTGCTCACCTATGTTGGGGCGCAAGAAGACAAACACGTTGCCGCGGCGATTCGTCGCGAACTACTGCGCGACGGACAAGTGTTCTATATTCACAACAAAGTGAAATCCATCGACGCCCAAGCGGCGAAACTTCGCCAACTGGTTCCGGAAGCACGTATCGTCGTCGCCCACGGCCAAATGGGGGAAGACGTGTTAGAAAACACGGTGCAAGGATTCTTCGACCGGGAATATGACGTGTTGGTGTGCACCACCATTGTTGAGACCGGCCTCGATATTGCCAACGCCAACACCCTCATCGTGGAAAACGCCCACCACATGGGGTTATCTCAGCTTCACCAGTTGCGTGGTCGGGTCGGCCGCGGACGGGAACGGGCATACGCCTACTTCCTCTACCCGAAAGGTCAAGTCCTCTCCGAAGCGTCCTATGATCGGCTTGCGACCATCGCTCAACATTCCGATTTGGGGGCAGGTATGGCTGTGGCGATGAAAGACCTAGAGATGCGCGGTGCCGGCAATGTGCTTGGCGCGGAACAATCCGGACATATCGCCGGGGTCGGATTCGACCTGTATATCCGCCTAGTTGGTGAAGCCGTCGAAGCGTTGAAAGCCGTTGTCGCCGGCAAACCGGTTGATGCGACCGTACAGGGGCCGAAAGAAATCCGGGTAGATCTTCCCGTTGACGCCCATATTCCGGAATCCTATATCGGTGCCGAACGGCTCCGCCTGGAAATCTATCGGGCATTGGCGGAATCCCACGACGATACTGCTATTACTGCAGTCATCGAAGAGATGGTTGACCGATTCGGTGCTTATCCGGACGAAGTTGACCGGATGCTTGCCCTTGCCCGGCTTCGGAACCATGTGCGACGTGCCGGCGTGGCCGATGTCCTTGTGCAAGGCAGCCGGGTGAAAATGCATCCAGTGCAGCTTGCCGACTCGAAACAGGTGCGCCTTGCCCGGCTGTATCCGGGGGCAACATATCGTGCCGCCGCGCAGGCGATCAATATTCCACTGCCGAAAACGGGTCGCAATGTGCTCGATCCGATGATGCGGGATGTTGCCCTAGTCCAGTGGGTAGCAGATGTAGTTTCTCAATTGTTTGATCTGCCAGCCATTAATGTTTCCGGCGGGGCGACACCACCACCAGCGCCACCAGCTGGCAAATCCCGGGAGATTAGCGTCGGCTAA